In Candidatus Moanabacter tarae, the genomic stretch TCATAGGGACATAGTTTCGGTCACCTAGGAGATTAAAAATGACGTTTTCGTTAAACATGATCTATGAAATTTGTAATCCTCGTGACCCACTGCTTGGGTCGGCTAGTCGGTATCCGAGATCGGAAAATTGAATTCACTTATTTTCGGGGAGAGTTTCTACGAGGTTTCGCAGGTAGCTGACGACGCTGGGAATTGCTTCTACCAGATCGTCACGGCAGTTTTCGTAGGCGTTCAAACTTTTGCCGTACGGATCTGCAATTTCCATTTGTCTTACAGAGGGTAATTTCTCCCGAAATAGGATGATTGGAATATCGAGTTCTCCGAAAATCTGATTGAGGAGATATCGGTGCATTTCCGTCATACAAAGTAAAACAATCGATGCGTCGACCAACTCTCTAGTTATTTTCCGGCTCCTATGATTACCCAAATCCAGACCAACCTTCTGAAGAGCTTGAATAGAGTTCACTGATGCTGCATTGCCATCACCGGCCGAAATCCCTGTAGATATGACTTGGAGGGATGATAAGGGGCTCTTTTCTTTTGCCAAGGCGTGACCAAGAAGTTTTTCAGCCATTGGGCTACGACACACATTGCCCGTGCATACGCAGCTGACGAAGTTGGCTAGAATTGGCATTCTCTGGTGTTTCTGAATCGAATCTTAGTCGATCTGGTTTTGACCCCCGTCTCTAATATCGACGGCATTGTCGCTGCCTACTATCATTTAAAGATGATTAATAGTTTGTGATGCGAGAGTTAAAGTTCTACAATCGAAAGTCCAGGAATCTGGCACTCCCAATCGAACTTGTAAAGTAACAATAATGCTGATCGCTTGCTGTGGGGTCGGGTCAGGAAAGTGTATCATTACTGGCGAAAGCAGTAGACATTCGGGGCCATTTAAATTTCGCTATTAGAGCAATTGGATTTTCATCGATGCTTTTTATTCTTTGGATGTTAATAGTCAGATAAGTCCTTCAATTAATTGAAAAAATCAGTTGCAGTATGAAATATTGACTCGTTCGACACGATGTCACATTGAATTTTCAAATGTTGAAATTTTGGTCTGTGAGACCCAAAAATTCCTAGTATGAGATTCTATTTCATTGGGATCTGTGGTGTTGCAATGGGCAATGCCGCGGTTTTGTTGAGTCGACTGGGACATACGGTTTCTGGGGTTGACGCTGGAACCTATCCGCCAATGTCGGAATTGCTGAGGGAAGCTGGGATAAAGACTTTCGAAGGTTACGAAGAAGGAAGATTGAAAGAAGAAAATCCCGATTGGGTGGTGATTGGAAACACAATATCGCGAGGAAATTCTGAAGTTGAGTGGCTCCTTGAATCTAGAAGATTTCCTATTTTGTCCTTGCCGGAACTGCTCCAAAAGTTCGTTCTCCGAGCGCGTTTCAATATTGTGGTTGCGGGAACGCATGGTAAAACGACAACAACTGCCCTGACTACGTTTATTCTACGAGAAAACGGAACGAGGGCTGGCTACTTTGTAGGCGGAGTCCCATACGATCTTCCATTTGGAGCTGATTTCGGCGAAGGGAATGCACCTTTTGTAATTGAGGGTGATGAGTACGATTCAGCTTTCTTCGATAAAAGAAGTAAGTTTGTTCACTACGAGCCTAGTATCGTGGTAATTAACAACTTGGAGTTCGATCACTGTGACATATTTGGGAACTTGAGTGATGTGCAGAAAAGTTTTTCCCACCTTTTACGTTTGGTCCCACGTTCCGGCTATGTACTCCTTAATGGCGACGATCCGAATGTTCAGGCTCTTTTGCCTATTGACTGGACCCGAATTTTGACCGTTGGGGTGGGGAAAGAATGTGATCTGAGGATAACTAATTTTGAGGAAAAGGGTAGGAAATCAGAATTCAGGCTAAGTTGGAGAGGAAAAGAATGGCAATCGCTGAGCATGTCCCAAGGCGGTCTCTTTAATGCGCGGAATACTGCTATGGCCGCGCTTGCGGCAGGACTTGCACTCTATCCAAATGATCCGATGCGTATCAGCCTGAGTTCGGTTGCGTACTTTTCCGGAGTAAAACGACGCCAAGAGGTTCTTTTTACGGATGAGACAGTAACCGTTATCGAAGATTTCGGTCATCATCCGACAGCCATTGGTCAGACCCTTGATTATCTAAAATCGAGATATCAGGATAAGCATCTTGTTGCATGCTTCGAACCTCGAAGCAATACATCTAAAAGAAACATCTTTCAGGACGAGTTTGCTGATGCTTTTTCTAATGCAGATCGGGTTTTGATCGGCCCTTTGCACCGTGCATCTCTAATTCCCGAGAGAGAGCGTCTAGACACTCTACATCTTGCGAAAATTTTGGAGAAAAGAGGTGTCTCTGCAGTCGCATTTGAGGGAAACCCAGCTTTGCTGGAGACACTGTTGGCATATTTGCAATCCGAGGTGAAACAGAGCTATGTAGTATGTTTTTTCACAAACGGATCTTTTGATGGAATCGTTAAGGAGTTGGTTTCGAGACTTACATCAGGAGACTCGCTATTTCTTAGACGTCCAGGCTAGGTATCGCCGTAAGTCTGGTCTCTTTAGAAGTGCCAGCAAAGACCATTTTTCGGTTAATCCAAAAAATTCCCTAGGTGTGAATCATGGGGTTAAGGACAATACTAAGCGCTCTTAAGATTGTACTCAGCCTTGTAAATTTATTATATTCATACTTCCTTTTAATACTGCTAATCTCTATTGGAATAAAGAGGCCCGATTTAAAGTCTCCTTTGCGGGTAGTGTCGTCTCGATTACTGAGAGGGTAGGTGTTTAAAGGATTCTGAGATAGTTCATGTCGTTTTGCTTCAAGGCTCAAGTATGGGGTATCTTAATACCAGTAATTCATTCTCTACACTTTGGTAAATACCGGAGAGTTCTAATATGCATATTTTTGAAGAAGCAATTGAGAGGTTTTTGGTCTATCTAGATTTAGAAAAAGGAGCATCTCTTAATACAATCGAATCTTATGGGTCTGATCTAAGACAGTGCGTACACTACCTGCAGAAGCAGGGATGTTATAGTTGGGCATCGATCGAGACAGAAACACTTGCCTCTTGGATAGGATGGATGACTTCCCAGGGATATGCAGTTTCAAGCGTTGCAAGAAAGCTAACATCGGTCAGGATGCTCGCTCGGTACCTGGTTAGAGAAGGAGAGCTAAAGAATGACTTCACGGAGCTAGCAGAGGGGCCGCGTGGGCATCGGAGACTTCCTGCCATCTTGACGACCGAAGAAGTTAAAAGACTCCTAGAAGCGCCTTCCCAGCGAACCGCACAGGGAGTTCGTGACCGTGCCATTATGGAGCTTTGTTACAGTAGTGGGCTTCGGGTATCCGAGGCTTCATCTCTTTACCTGCAGGATTTTGATGGGGAGAGTGGGATGCTTAGAGTCGTTTCGGGGAAGGGAGGGAAAGAGCGAGTTTTACCGGTTGGACGTAAGGCGATTGATGCGATCGATGCTTATTTGATTTCTGGAAGACCAAAATTAGTAAAGGCCAATACTGGGAGTGCACTTTTCCTTAGTACGAGAGGACGGCCCATTTCCCGGAAAACCATTTGGCATTCAATTAGAGTTTATGCTACTAAGGCAGGTATCGAAAAACCAGTTAAGCCTCATGTCCTGAGGCATTCCTTCGCTTCTCACCTCCTTAGTGGGGGCGCAGACCTGCGTTCTATTCAAGAAATGTTAGGACATGTGGATGTTTCCACGACACAAATCTATACGGCGGTGGAGAAGCAGAGGTTGATCAAGCAACATGATCAATTCCATCCGCGAAATCAAAAATTACCAGGATAAGTTTTGATCAACCGGGTTAAATTTACTTTTTCTTCAGTCTTCTAGATTAAGAGTTTTGCATGTTGGTTTCCTGTTGTCATTTACCTAAATTATCTACCTTTTAGGTTAGTCAGGGAAACGGTACATTCTTCCAACTGATAGAAAACGAATGGAGGTAATATTTCTTGGAACGGGAACTTCCCAAGGGGTTCCAATGATAGCCCATGACAGTCCCGGTCTCGATTTAGAGAACCCGAAGAACTGGCGTACCCGGCCAAGCATTCATGTAATCATGGATGGTTTTCATATTCAGGTGGATGCTGGCCAGGAATTTCGGGTTCAGTGTTTAGCCAATGACATTAGGCAGGTCGATACGTTCATTTTGACCCATGGACATGCTGATCATATCTCGGGAATGGACGATTTGCGACGCTTCTGTACAATCCGAGGGAGCACCGCTCTTCCGGTCTATAGTACAGCGGTTGGTCTTCAGCGAGTTCGTGACGTATTTCCTTATGCTGACCGAGAAATCCCTGAACAAAGATATTATCCCGCTTTTCAACTCATGGAGATGCCCAGTCGGCTGGAGTTAGAGGGCGGTTCAGTTGAGTCGACGCTTCTTCCCCATGGGAAAATGCAGGTGCTGGGACTGATTTTTACTGAGAATTCTACGGGGAAGAAGGCCGTTTACTACACAGACTGTAAGGAAGTTGATGTAAAGCAGCGGAAACTGGCTCGAGGAGCCGATTTAGTTGTTCTTGACGCTCTCCAGCCGAAAAAGCACCGGACCCATATGTCGATTGGAGAAGCGGTTGAAACTGCTCTCGATATAGGTGCACCACAAACCTATCTTACTCACATGGCCTTTATGGTAGACCATGACACCTTCGACCGCACTTTGCCCAATGGAATATCCCTAGCTTATGACAGGCTAAGGGTAGAATTGTAGAGGGAAGTCCTCTTTCTGTGTTGGGTGAAAGCTAACGGTCATGAAATAGATGGCGATTCCCATTTTGCAAGGAAGGGAAATCGAGAAGCTCACCCTAGGATGCATCACTGGCGGCGGCGGGAGGTGGATTGGGAAAGCTGCTAGTCTTTTCTTCTATCCCTGGTTCCTCGAATACTCCTATAGCACGGTATTTTTGGTAGCGCCGAGCCTTCAGATTTTTTTTGGACAATTTCCTCAATTCAGCGAGCTGAGAGGAGAGGGCTATTTTCAGATTAGAAGCTGCTTTATGATGGTCCCGGTGTGCTCCCCCGAAAGGCTCCTCAATTACCATGTTGGCAATCCCGAACCGCATTAGATCCTTGGCGGTGAGTTGGAGAGCTTCTGCAGCCTTGGGTTTTTGGGCTCGATCTCTCCACAGGATGGCGGCACATCCTTCCGGTGAAATTACTGAGAAGTAAGCGTTTTCGAAAATCAAAATACTATCAGCTACGCCGATTCCTAATGCACCTCCAGAACCGCCTTCGCCTATGATTATCGTCACGATAGGGACGTTGAGAGCACTCATCATTCGCTGGTTAACTGCAATGGCCTCCGCTACGTGCCTCTCTTCTGAATCGATGCCTGGATATGCTCCTGGAGTGTCAATGAAAGTTATGATGGGCATGCTGAATTTCGCTGCTGTTTCCATCAACCGAAATGCCTTCCGATATCCTTCAGCTTTGGGCATCCCGAAATTTCTTTGAAGATTCTCCTTAGTGTTGCGCCCTTTTTGTTGGGCTACAATCATGATCGATTTCCCCTCAAAAAAGGCTGTCCCGCCGATAAGGGCCTGATCGTCGCCAAACCGACGGTCTCCGTGCAATTCCTGAAAATCTTCGAATAGGGCATCAATATAGTCGAGGGAGTAGGGACGATTAGGATGTCTCGCGATCTGGACCTGTTGCCAAGCGGTCAGATTATCATAGATCTCGCATTCGGTAGTTGCAATCTTGCTCTCGATCGCAGCGACTTCTTTTGCTAAATCCAGCTGGTTGATGCGAGAAGATTGACGCAGCTCTTCCAGTTTCTCTTCGAGCTCACGTATCGGCTTTTCGAAATCGAGCAGAAATTGTGATCTTTCTTGTTCCATTTTACTGATGCCTCACGGAAGGTTTATTTAATAAGGCCCTTGCCGAAAAATTTATTTATTGGTTGGTTGAGCAACAAAAGGCTAAGCTTAGAGAGGTCCCTATTCTATGAATCAGTTTCTTCAAGTTCCGTCTTCCAACCGAGCACCCGGGCTTCGGCACCGAATTTTTCAGCGGTAGCTTTATCCCCTTTTTCCATCCAGATTCGAGATAGACTAGTATTGATATGCACATCTTTTGGACGAAGTTCATATGCCTTTTCAGCCGATTCCAAGGCT encodes the following:
- the ywle gene encoding Protein-arginine-phosphatase codes for the protein MPILANFVSCVCTGNVCRSPMAEKLLGHALAKEKSPLSSLQVISTGISAGDGNAASVNSIQALQKVGLDLGNHRSRKITRELVDASIVLLCMTEMHRYLLNQIFGELDIPIILFREKLPSVRQMEIADPYGKSLNAYENCRDDLVEAIPSVVSYLRNLVETLPENK
- the mpl gene encoding UDP-N-acetylmuramate--L-alanyl-gamma-D-glutamyl-meso-2,6-diaminoheptandioate ligase; translation: MRFYFIGICGVAMGNAAVLLSRLGHTVSGVDAGTYPPMSELLREAGIKTFEGYEEGRLKEENPDWVVIGNTISRGNSEVEWLLESRRFPILSLPELLQKFVLRARFNIVVAGTHGKTTTTALTTFILRENGTRAGYFVGGVPYDLPFGADFGEGNAPFVIEGDEYDSAFFDKRSKFVHYEPSIVVINNLEFDHCDIFGNLSDVQKSFSHLLRLVPRSGYVLLNGDDPNVQALLPIDWTRILTVGVGKECDLRITNFEEKGRKSEFRLSWRGKEWQSLSMSQGGLFNARNTAMAALAAGLALYPNDPMRISLSSVAYFSGVKRRQEVLFTDETVTVIEDFGHHPTAIGQTLDYLKSRYQDKHLVACFEPRSNTSKRNIFQDEFADAFSNADRVLIGPLHRASLIPERERLDTLHLAKILEKRGVSAVAFEGNPALLETLLAYLQSEVKQSYVVCFFTNGSFDGIVKELVSRLTSGDSLFLRRPG
- the xerD gene encoding Tyrosine recombinase XerD, translating into MHIFEEAIERFLVYLDLEKGASLNTIESYGSDLRQCVHYLQKQGCYSWASIETETLASWIGWMTSQGYAVSSVARKLTSVRMLARYLVREGELKNDFTELAEGPRGHRRLPAILTTEEVKRLLEAPSQRTAQGVRDRAIMELCYSSGLRVSEASSLYLQDFDGESGMLRVVSGKGGKERVLPVGRKAIDAIDAYLISGRPKLVKANTGSALFLSTRGRPISRKTIWHSIRVYATKAGIEKPVKPHVLRHSFASHLLSGGADLRSIQEMLGHVDVSTTQIYTAVEKQRLIKQHDQFHPRNQKLPG
- the rbn gene encoding Ribonuclease BN — its product is MEVIFLGTGTSQGVPMIAHDSPGLDLENPKNWRTRPSIHVIMDGFHIQVDAGQEFRVQCLANDIRQVDTFILTHGHADHISGMDDLRRFCTIRGSTALPVYSTAVGLQRVRDVFPYADREIPEQRYYPAFQLMEMPSRLELEGGSVESTLLPHGKMQVLGLIFTENSTGKKAVYYTDCKEVDVKQRKLARGADLVVLDALQPKKHRTHMSIGEAVETALDIGAPQTYLTHMAFMVDHDTFDRTLPNGISLAYDRLRVEL
- the accA gene encoding Acetyl-coenzyme A carboxylase carboxyl transferase subunit alpha; this encodes MEQERSQFLLDFEKPIRELEEKLEELRQSSRINQLDLAKEVAAIESKIATTECEIYDNLTAWQQVQIARHPNRPYSLDYIDALFEDFQELHGDRRFGDDQALIGGTAFFEGKSIMIVAQQKGRNTKENLQRNFGMPKAEGYRKAFRLMETAAKFSMPIITFIDTPGAYPGIDSEERHVAEAIAVNQRMMSALNVPIVTIIIGEGGSGGALGIGVADSILIFENAYFSVISPEGCAAILWRDRAQKPKAAEALQLTAKDLMRFGIANMVIEEPFGGAHRDHHKAASNLKIALSSQLAELRKLSKKNLKARRYQKYRAIGVFEEPGIEEKTSSFPNPPPAAASDAS